The window tttttttttttttttttttggttattgaaATTTGTAAAACGTGGCTTCTTTTaagagttttgtttttgtttttaattttttcaatatgagttTTTTGGATCATGTTGTAGATGCTGATGCGATTACACATCCCAATCGGTACTTGCTGATTGCTACCAGTGGAGGCTTAAATCAGCAAAGGACTGGGGTGAGTtgattattttgagatttttgttcCTCTGTTCCAAGGGTTCAGTTTATAGTTTGATCATGTAACTGAGCTTGCTTGAATGTTTGCAGCCTTTTGCTTACCGGGTATATGATGCCATAATCCCCACTAGTTTTAACGTTATGCCTTCCACCATTTTATTTGAGGCGCATGCTGGTTTATTTCATTGATTTAGTACTTGTTGGACCTcttgagaaaaaagagaagcaaaATGGTGGCCTCATAGAGGGGAGAGTCTTTCAATTATACAAACAAATCCCAACACAAGATAGGAGTACATGTGCTTTAAAACCTACAAACTTAGAGCATTCTGTCACTCATGGGTATACTAGACTAACAATGCACTCCTCTTAATATTTTTGCGTACTAATCATGTACCAAAGACAAGCTCCTTTTTGTCCACACCTTAATCACTCATGAGTGCACTACACTAAACGTACATTCACTTCGAGGCTGTGTTTTGCACCAAGTATGCTAGATCCTCTTATAGCTGTTGTCTTTGAGTTACCAACTTCGAATGCGTAGGGTGTTTTTAGAAGGTTAGCAATAGATGGAACCAAAAAATGTGGCAGAAGACGGTAAAATCCCAGAGGAAAAAAGACTTGAGGGATGTGAGAAATTGGGAGAGTTGTAGAGGGAGATCAGTGAACTTTAAACAGTGGCTATTACTAGATTGACATTCCTTGAAAGGCCTTTTTACAAATATGTTTGTGTATGTTCGTGTATTAATATAGCATTAGGGAAACAGTCTGAGTTGCTTAGTCTCTGTAaggcatttattttcatttacgCTAACTGCAATATCAGGATTGAGTGATACTCTTACGTGGATGTTTGTTTTCTCAACTGACTTGCAGgtcatattttgattaatatttgctGTTAGCATTGATGTTTCACCAAACACGTTTGCAGATTACAGATGCTGTTGTTGCTGCTCGTATTTTGAATGCTACTCTTGTTGTTCCGAAGCTAGATCAGAAGTCTTTTTGGAAAGATTCAAGGTTTGTTATTGAATGAGCATAACTGAAACCTTTAATTGGGATCTTCTTGCAATTATCAGTTGGGACTTGTGTTGTGATATAAGATAACTGTTATTTTACTTTCTCTAATGCAGTGATTTTTCAGAGATTTTTGATGTTGATTGGTATATTTCTTCTCTGGCAAATGATGTCAAAATCATTAAATCTCTCCCAAGAAGGAGAGGGAAAACTTGGATTCCGCGTAATATGCGTGTTCCAAGGAAGTGTAGTGAGAGATGTTATCAAAATCGTGTATTACCTGTTCTTTTAAAAAGGCATGTAAGTTCTCTCGTTTCTCTGCAACCTTCTGATTGATTGCTTTTTGTATAGTACGATTTCTAGCCATGCAAAATTAAGTTGCAAGAGTTCTGTTTGTTTCCTTATATCTCTGGCCTTGCAACCATACTGATAGTTTGCGAAATTAGTCATGTTTAATCAGTAATAACATCCTAATTGCTGGCCTTTAGATCCGTTAGGTTCAGGATAAAAATTGTCTGTTAGGTCATATGAATCATTATCCAAGTTAAGGGGACATGCTCATGTGGTGACTTTAATTGTGTGGACATTGTAGAGGAAATTCAATAGCACAACATCTGACAAACTTTTCCTTGATCAAACTGTAAAGgcaataattttgtttgttttaagtaGTATACTTGTGAGACTCCTTATGgatctataatatttttggtGCTATGTTGATTAGGATATGTACCTTTATTTAATGCACTTTCTTTCTGTGGTGAATTTTCTGCTCATTTTAAGAATGACTTGACTTCCTGGACTTAATTTTGTGTCAGGCAATTCAGCTCACAAAGTTTGATTATAGACTCGCAAATAAGTTGGATACACAATTGCAAAAGTTGAGATGTAGAGTCAATTACCATGCTTTAAAGTTTACGGATCCTATTCTTCGAATGGGTGAGAAATTGGTCCATCGAATGCGGATGAAAAGCAAGCATTTCATTGCCTTGCACCTGAGGTAGTCTAATTCATTTTCTGATAAAACTGGctatttttcttattagaaAAATACTAAACCTGGTATTTGAAGTGTTTCCCCTATTGCCCTGATCAGTGGAGCCAATGGACCCTCGTATAAGATCCATGTGGGCCCCACTAATCTGATCAATGGTGATGGCTGGGAAACTATCTTAATTGTACAGTTTAGCATCAGTCTTCTGGTTGTCactatattatttaattgaagCATGCATATCCATTTAACACGATAATATGAActtgtttctttagttttccTGGATTTATGGATTAAACCTGTAGCATGCATATTTTGAGCTCATGGTTGAAGCTATTCAGCTTAAGCTCTTAATCAAGTCATTCACACTGTCACACCCTTGCTTGATAGGGCGTACAGATTGCTTTGTGAGACTTAAATACATAAAATCATGTCTAACTTGTTTACTCTTGTTAAATAGTAAATAAGAACATGACTGTTTCAGGgcattgattaaattttaatgattgGGCGAGTGGCCTAAGGTCAAGTGTGTTGCTGACCATGCCATGGAAATTCAATTTCTGGATTGGAGGTTATGCATGCATAATGGGAAGCCTATTTTCATTGGATTTTCAATTTCCAATCGATGACTTCTAAATGCAGGAATTATAATTTAAGGACAAGCATAGTAAGTTTTTCTGAAGCAGCCAAATGTTTCTTGCTATAGGTTTGAACCTGATATGCTGGCATTCTCTGGATGCTATTATGGTGGAGGTGACAAGGAAAGGAAGGAACTTGGTGCAATAAGGAAGAGGTGGAAAACTTTACATGTAGGGCTCAAGTGATGTACTCTTCTGTGATTGAAGTTATTTATTTCTGAAGCATTTGGAAGTCCTTCTAAGACTGTCACTATAATGAGCACAAAATTTGATTTAGTGCTGAATCTAAGTGATTTTCACTTCCCTGTGAATTCGTTTGGTTTTATCATGCATGTTTGTACTCCAGATCTGGAGCATCTAATGTGTTTATACATTTGCAGGCAAGTAACCCTGATAAGGAAAGGAGGCATGGAAAATGCCCGCTAACTCCAAAAGAAGTTGGCCTTATGTTGAGGGCACTGGGTTATGGAAGTGATGTTCATATTTACGTGGCATCTGGAGAAGTGTATGATGGGGAAGATACATTGGCACCCTTAAAAGCACTCTTCCCAAACTTCTATACAAAAGAGACTTTAGCCAGCAAGGAGGAGCTGGaaccattttcttcattttcttcaagaATGGCTGCACTTGACTTCATTGTTTGTGATGAAAGTGATGTGTTTGTTACCAACAACAATGGTAATATGGCTAAAATATTAGCTGGACGAAGGTAGTTaacctttccttctcttttctctattctttttTGACCTTTTCTCTGTCATTGGGGACTAATTTAGATGTTCTCAAATTGCAGGAGATATTTTGGACACAAACCTACCATTCGTCCAAATGCTAAAAAACTGTATAGATTGTTCTTGAATCAAACTACCATGTCATGGGAAGCATTTGCCTCTAAAATGCGTACTTTCCAGAGGGGCTTCATGGGGGAGCCAAAAGAAGTCAGGCCAGGCAGGGGAGAGTTCCATGAGAACCCACACACCTGCATTTGTGAAGATTCTGAAGCCAGGGCAAAGAAAAACTCAGGACCTAGAAAATATGGGAAGGGGTATGACGCACTGGGAGATGATATACCAAGTGACTATCAGAATGTTGATGATGAGCCAGAATTGCCTGATCCTGATGATGATGGAGACCAAGATGGTCCTCAAGAGAAAGGTCAGTTCAATGAAACCGGTATGGATTATGATGAATTGACCAATGAAGAACCCGAGTTGGAAGAAATTCTTTCAGACTAGACAGAGTTACCTTGGGTTCTCTACCATGCTTAACAATTCTTCTGTTGAATGTTTAAAAGATGATGCTGCCTATACCCGACCTGCTGTATATAAAACTTCCAGGATAGAGCCCCCCCACAGTGCCCCCTCTGAAAACAATGCCCCGATATCAAGATACAAGATACGACGCagcttttttattgagttatttacGACTGAGGTGTTGTGAGCATCATATCCAGAAGTTGTGATCCTTGAGTTGCACATTGGATCTTTCATGAGTCTTTAGAGTTCAGCCTCAACGCAGTGAAATTCAGGAAATGGGTCTGAAGACAGAGTCGGAGTTGAGTCTTTTAAATCTGAAGTTCTGCTATATTGATGGTTAACGCCCCACTGATTGTTCAACAGTTGATGAGAGATTGTAAAATAGTCCTCTTCCTGAgggggaaacaaaaaaaaaataaaaaaggaaaaaaaaaatagtttgtcaCAGACGAAGAACTGTATTCTTTCTCTTTCTGCCCCTTTGGTAATTTTTCTTCAAGGCCGGCCATTTTAGTGTTCTACAAGTGAGATCACTGAACGCAAAGCTGATAGGTCACGCCCATGTACATtgctttgggttttttttaatcttttgcgTAACATATTTTCTTTGGACTTCAGTCATTGCTGGTGGTTGGAGAGTGTTGTAAAAACTAGAAATATTGAAGATTTTGGTAGTTAAGTTAATTGATGAAATTGCCATCTGGGAAAGCAGTCCCACTAGAAATATACAAAGGCACGCATGTACACAACTCTGTTCTTGGATACTGATTCTTCACAGGTCATCGAATGCATGGCCAAGACGTCTTCAGTTACAATATCATCGAATGCGTTCTTCCTCTTCCAAATATTCTCTGACTTGTCTCTTTCGTTTGAAGGGGATACAAAGATCCTTAACCAAAGCCGTAGTTGATAGTTTCCACGTCTGGAGAGGGGAGATTGGATTATATTTTCCTGGAGTTTTAATCTCTCTTtcacaaatcataaaaacatttGTCAATCCAAAACTAGGTTTTGATTGGGTtgtactttaaattaatattttttattaaaaatactttgttttttatattttcttttaaaaaaatcatagtacGATGAATTGATCCCGTTGATTTAAAAggtaattttaaattagattaaagtagaaaatagtaatttaaggagcatgaaatT is drawn from Populus nigra chromosome 5, ddPopNigr1.1, whole genome shotgun sequence and contains these coding sequences:
- the LOC133694736 gene encoding O-fucosyltransferase 16-like, which produces MAFHRRRNHYYKRFRSVLPLISAVSGVLLILFGLLTFLAPAPIDTNNPHHKNLMYTANDVVEDTIGKPGEPVLHIPIKGRKDRDVWSSRNSKYFYGCSNASNKFPNADAITHPNRYLLIATSGGLNQQRTGITDAVVAARILNATLVVPKLDQKSFWKDSSDFSEIFDVDWYISSLANDVKIIKSLPRRRGKTWIPRNMRVPRKCSERCYQNRVLPVLLKRHAIQLTKFDYRLANKLDTQLQKLRCRVNYHALKFTDPILRMGEKLVHRMRMKSKHFIALHLRFEPDMLAFSGCYYGGGDKERKELGAIRKRWKTLHASNPDKERRHGKCPLTPKEVGLMLRALGYGSDVHIYVASGEVYDGEDTLAPLKALFPNFYTKETLASKEELEPFSSFSSRMAALDFIVCDESDVFVTNNNGNMAKILAGRRRYFGHKPTIRPNAKKLYRLFLNQTTMSWEAFASKMRTFQRGFMGEPKEVRPGRGEFHENPHTCICEDSEARAKKNSGPRKYGKGYDALGDDIPSDYQNVDDEPELPDPDDDGDQDGPQEKGQFNETGMDYDELTNEEPELEEILSD